The sequence ATGCAACTCACACTTCCACCCATGCACACCACATCCCATTCCAACAGACTCATGAACCGCAACTCACCGTCCAGGCGCCAGGCAGGTTCTGCACTGGTTGTGATCCTGTCTTTTGTCGCCCTCATCGTTGTCGCCGCGCTGATCGCGTTTGCGACCATTGTGCCGCGCTACAACCGTGTACAGGTGCTCGATGAGAGCATCAACACCGCCTGGGCCCAGGTCGAAACCGTGCTGCAGCGCCGCTACGATCTCATCCCCAACCTTGTCAATACCGTCAAGGGCTTTGCCGAACAGGAACGGGAAATTCTGACTGAGGTCACGCGCCTGCGCTCACAATGGGGAGAAGCCCGCAGCACGGGGGAGAAGGCCGCCGTTGCCTCTCGCATGGAGGGTGCGCTGGGTCGGCTGATGCTGGTATCGGAGAACTATCCGCAGCTGCGAAGCAATGAAAATTTCCTCAACCTGCAAGCACAGCTTGAGGGAACCGAAAACCGGATCTCCGTGGAACGCCGCCGCTACAATGAGTCAGTCCAGGCCTACAATACCTATGTTCGCCAGTTTCCCCAAAATCTGATGGGATTCGCCGTGCGGGATGAATATTTCGAATCCACAGAGGGTGCCGAAGCTGCACCCACAGTCTCCTTCGACTGAGCCGTCCGCCGCTGAAACGACAGGTGCGTCGTCAGTCAAACTGACGAAGCACCTGCTTCAAGTCTCAA comes from Puniceicoccaceae bacterium and encodes:
- a CDS encoding LemA family protein, giving the protein MQLTLPPMHTTSHSNRLMNRNSPSRRQAGSALVVILSFVALIVVAALIAFATIVPRYNRVQVLDESINTAWAQVETVLQRRYDLIPNLVNTVKGFAEQEREILTEVTRLRSQWGEARSTGEKAAVASRMEGALGRLMLVSENYPQLRSNENFLNLQAQLEGTENRISVERRRYNESVQAYNTYVRQFPQNLMGFAVRDEYFESTEGAEAAPTVSFD